The sequence below is a genomic window from Equus caballus isolate H_3958 breed thoroughbred chromosome 11, TB-T2T, whole genome shotgun sequence.
CTGGGAGCTGACGGGGTGGGCATCCAAGCTGAAGGTGAGCACTCCCGGGGCAGTGACGCAACGTTCATCCCGGCACCCAGCATGGGCAACTCCCTAGCCTCCTCCCCATGGGAGACAGCCGCCGCCGCAGCAAAGTCTCCACCTGTAAACGTCTACACTCATCAGTATAAAAGGCTTCagcttttattaaataaaaaggagGTAGAAGACAGATAAGGGAACAGGCCAGAGACCCCTCCTTCCAACtacacatatacagacacacaaacacagacacaacCGAATAAATGACAGGGACAATTCAGGGGACAGactgaagggcagagggaggcagcACCCTCCGAGAATGGGCCCGGACCCAAGGGTGGGCTGAGACCTGGGCCAGGGGCAGCCGTTCTGAGGGGTTATGCCTGAGCAGCTTGGAGATGAGGTCCTGGGCTCCCGCGGGCACAGAAGGGGGGAACTTCAGGTCTACCTGCAGAAGTAGAGAAAGGCGAAGGAAGGGTTCCTTCAGATTCGGCCTGGTTGTTTTCTCCTTGACTGCCCATTCAATTTGGAGAGTTACAGAGGGCCCTGCAattcccagcccctggcctctgcAGCCAGCACCAAGTCCCAGCCAGGGAGCCAGGCCGGCCCTCCCACCTTGACGATGCGCCGATATGTCTCGTTGTGTGAAGCACTCTCAAAGGGCGGGTTTCCCACCAGCAGCTCATAGCAGAGTACTCCAATGCACCACAGATCCACCTTCTCATTGTGCGTGCGGCCCTCAATCATCTCAGGGGGCAGGTAGTCCAGGGTGCCACACATCGTCTTCctcctgggtggggtggggtgagtggGCAGGGGTCCCAGAGACAGACAGCCTCTCCTTTCCCTGCTGCCTGACAGGGAGCCAAGGGACCCCAGGATGCCCCAGGGGAGTGTTCCAGCCAGGCTCTGACAGGGCCTTTGGGGTAGGGATGGGGTGAAGATATAAACGAAAGCCCCAGAGGAGGGCTTACACACTGCCTCAGTGTTTCCGCACTGAGGGATGGCTCTTCAAACAATCAGACATGAGGGCAATGTTTGCcttagaaggaaaggaaaaactggGGACATCTCGAATGTCCACCAAGCGTGTCCTGCTTAAATAAATCAGGTCACATCTCTACTATGCGACACTATGAAGCCACTAAAGATGATGTGGGAGTATTCTCAGTGATATGGCAAGGGGCTCCCAAATATAGAGTAAGAAATCTGGGCAACAAAATTGCGTTTCCTATTTTTGTAAAGATATTACTGTCTGTATTTACATGAGGACAAACCGAAATGTATCTGGGTAACAACATCTGGAGCAGTTTTATTTTGAGTGTCCCAGCCTCACACCCAGGGCTGCCCTCCTGTCCCACCGTACCTCAGGGAGGGCGCGTGCACCGACCAGCCAAAGTCGGCAATCTTCAGCTCTCCCTGGAGCCCCAAGAGCAGATTCTCTGGCTTTATGTCTCTGTGAATCACCTTCTTCCCGTGGCAGTACATCAGGGCATCTGCCAGCTCCTCCATGATCTGGGAGAGCCAATGACAGGCAGTCAGACGAGGACGCATCGCCGGCTGCGAGCAGCGTACCCCTAGCCTCAGGGCCCCCCAACCGGCACTCCAGGTGCCCACCCGCCCCGACCGTGGCTGTTCGCTGCTCATCAAAAGTGCGGCTCTTCTGCAGCTCCTTGTAGAGCTCCCCCCGGGGGGCATACTCCAGAATCAAGTAGATCCTTCGCCGGTCATAGAAATAGTTGTAGAGACGCAAGATGTTGGGATGcctgggagaagagagacaggagGACTCGGGCTGCATCCTGGCATAAGGAAATGGGAAAGATGACAGGTCCCAAATGGGGTAAACTGGGGACCGACTTGGACCAGGCTGGCAACACCACGGCTGACAGTGGCCAGTGGGAACTGGAGGCAGCTTTCTGGATTGAGAGCTCAATGTGACTAAGTGGCCACAACTATAGAGAAAAGCCTAGATGTGGTGGGGCTGAAAGAATTGCTgggggggagggagcagaggggctggggctCAGAGGGCGTTGACCCGTACTGCAGATGGGCCTGGATTTCGATCTCCCTGCGCAGCTGGTGCTCCACGCCCTCCTTCTCTATCTGAGACTTGAAGAGGACCTTGAGGGCCACGATGAAATGGCTCTTCTTCTCCCGAGCCAAGTACACGTTTCCAAACTTGCCTTTGCCCAGAGGACGCCCAATCTCAAAGTCATCAATTGTGAAGGAACGCCTGATTAGAGAGTCGGGGGGGAAGGCAGCTGAGCACTGGTTTGTCAGTCATCTGAGGTTGCTTTCCCCCTGCACGTCAGCCCCATTTCTTTTCGGGGCAGTTGAGGATGGATCAGGCTCTCTTACCCCCGCCCCCACTCCTCCGGCCCTTAGCTTCTACCTCCCTCATCTCCTAAGTGTTCACTGTCTCCCTCCTCTCTTGCCACCCCAAGGCTTGGGCACTTACATTAACAAGTTGGGTGTCCCACTGCTGTTCTCCATCACCTTCTGGCCAAGGGCAACTAAGGAAAGAACAGGTAAGTTGAGGCCCTCCTTTGACATTTTCATCCATGCACCCTCCTCGTAGACTCTAGTCCTCTCAGGTTGTCCTTTCCCCCATCCCAGTTACCTGTGGGCTGAGCATTGGAGCGGCTCATGAGGATAAGTGCAGATGGGGTGGCAGGCTCCTTCCGGAGGACTCTCTGGGGCAGGGTGTTCAGGCCAGATTGAGCCTGAGAAGGAGCAGGAGTGAGTTCTGAGGGTGCCTTTGTCTCAGTGACCGGGTTGGAATGTGCTGCAAGCAGCATTTCAGTACTTGCTATAGagtcacccacccacccatccccaATTCAAAGAGGAACACTGAGACCACAGTTTTGCTACTCAGCTCCAAGACTCTGCTCAGAGCCCCATATCAAAATGGGTTCTAAATAAACAACCCAAGTGGAGCAAAGGACTTAACCCAACACCTAACATTTCACCTCTTTGGCCCTGGCCCACATCACATTCTCAGGCATGAAACTGTCCAACCTCTCAAGTCCTGTCTGTAACACCACTCATTCACCCAGCTCCCGACCCCAGGGGGCAGTAGAGGGCTGCAGTAATGAACACCCacaattcaatgaattttagCACAGAGGCATTCTCATAGCCCCTTAAAAGCTCAGCCTATTAAGGCTAACATAAGGTCCTTGAGGCCTTGAATGTTGCAGCAAATACCAGTATCTACCCCTTTGCAACACCAGGCTTTAGGGACAGACACTGAGGGCTATTGTGATGGCCCTGGACCACTTCT
It includes:
- the AURKB gene encoding aurora kinase B isoform X3; the encoded protein is MTQKENAYPWPYGRQTAQSGLNTLPQRVLRKEPATPSALILMSRSNAQPTVALGQKVMENSSGTPNLLMHPNILRLYNYFYDRRRIYLILEYAPRGELYKELQKSRTFDEQRTATIMEELADALMYCHGKKVIHRDIKPENLLLGLQGELKIADFGWSVHAPSLRRKTMCGTLDYLPPEMIEGRTHNEKVDLWCIGVLCYELLVGNPPFESASHNETYRRIVKVDLKFPPSVPAGAQDLISKLLRHNPSERLPLAQVSAHPWVRAHSRRVLPPSALQSVP
- the AURKB gene encoding aurora kinase B isoform X1; the protein is MTQKENAYPWPYGRQTAQSGLNTLPQRVLRKEPATPSALILMSRSNAQPTVALGQKVMENSSGTPNLLMRSFTIDDFEIGRPLGKGKFGNVYLAREKKSHFIVALKVLFKSQIEKEGVEHQLRREIEIQAHLQHPNILRLYNYFYDRRRIYLILEYAPRGELYKELQKSRTFDEQRTATIMEELADALMYCHGKKVIHRDIKPENLLLGLQGELKIADFGWSVHAPSLRRKTMCGTLDYLPPEMIEGRTHNEKVDLWCIGVLCYELLVGNPPFESASHNETYRRIVKVDLKFPPSVPAGAQDLISKLLRHNPSERLPLAQVSAHPWVRAHSRRVLPPSALQSVP
- the AURKB gene encoding aurora kinase B isoform X2; translation: MSRSNAQPTVALGQKVMENSSGTPNLLMRSFTIDDFEIGRPLGKGKFGNVYLAREKKSHFIVALKVLFKSQIEKEGVEHQLRREIEIQAHLQHPNILRLYNYFYDRRRIYLILEYAPRGELYKELQKSRTFDEQRTATIMEELADALMYCHGKKVIHRDIKPENLLLGLQGELKIADFGWSVHAPSLRRKTMCGTLDYLPPEMIEGRTHNEKVDLWCIGVLCYELLVGNPPFESASHNETYRRIVKVDLKFPPSVPAGAQDLISKLLRHNPSERLPLAQVSAHPWVRAHSRRVLPPSALQSVP